The Arcobacter sp. F2176 DNA window CAGAAATCGATATAGACGAAGACGAAATACCGTTCTAGAAAGAGGATAATAAAATGGCTGAGAGAAGAAAATACGGAAAAAAATATTGTAAATATACTGAGATGAAAATTGATTTCATTGATTATAAAAACACTGAAATTTTAAAAATTTCTATGAGTGAAAGAGGTAAAATCATGCCTAGAAGACTTACAGGAAATTCTAAAAGAGCTCAAGAGATGGTAGAATTAGCAATCAAAAGAGCAAGACATATGGCATTAGTTCCATATATCGTTGATACTAAAAACCTTACAGATGCTGCATACGCAAGATAAGTTTTAGTTATTACTTTAAAAAAGGAAAGAAGATTATCTTCTTTCCTTTTTTTATGCCTAAAAATCTATATAAAACTAAATTTTGTTTTTAACAATATCTTAATGAAACCCACTGTACAATTCTTAAATATAGATAAAAGGATTGAATATGAAAATAGATTCTTATGAAGTAAATTTACAAGCAAATAGTAGCTTTGTTCAAAAATACGAAAAAAATACAAACGCTAGTTCTTTTACAAAAACAGAAAATCCAGATGAGAATAAAGATTTGTCAGTAAATATTGACCCTAAAAAACTGGTCTTTAGTAGTGAATCAGACTTATCAGTTGTAGATACAATTAAAAAAAGAATAATAGAACAATTACTCAATCATTTGTTTCAGGGGAATCAAAAAATCAATTTATATCCAAATGATTCTTCAAGTAAAGCTCAAGTGCCAGATAATCCTTACACTACAGGTAATAATCAAGAATGGGGTTTTTCATATGAAAGCACAGAAGAATATTATGAAAAAACAACTATAGATTTTAGTTCCCAAGCTACTATTAAAACATCAAATGGTGAGTTTAAAATAAATCTTAGTCTTTCTTATTCAAATGAGTTTTATAGAAGAAATGAAACCAAGATAAATGCCTATGGAAAAGGGGATAACCCATTTTCTATTGATATGAAAAAAGATGGGAGAGATACAAGTGAAGTGCCAAGAGATATGGGCTTTGAATTTGATGTAAATAAAGATAAAAATAATAGTGATATATCAAAATTACAGAATAATGCAAGCTATTTAGCAATAGATAAAAATGGAAATAATAAAGTTGATGATGGGAATGAGCTTTTTGGTGTAAACACAAATGATGGCTTCAAAGAATTAAGTAAATATGATGAAGATGGAAATGGTTGGATTGATGAAAATGATTCTGTTTTCAATGACTTAAGAGTTTGGGAAAAGAAAGCAAATGGTGAAAGCTCACTAGTAACTTTGGCTGATTCTGGAATTGGAGCAATTTACTTAGCAAATGTATCTTCAGTAAATGGAGGACAAAGTTCAATGTTTTTGAAAGAAAATGGTGAAGCGGGAGTTATTAGTAGTGTAGATTATAGGGTTTAGAAGAAGTTTATAACTTCTCCCAAACTACACCGTTTGGTGTATCCATAACAGATATTCCTAAAGCTATTAGTTCATCTCTTACACTATCAGCAGTGGCGAAATCTTTTTCTTTTTTAGCTTCAGTTCGTTTTTCAATTAATTTTTCTATTTTATTTTTTGTATCTTCATTTATTCCAAATTGGAAGTATTCATATGCATCATTAAAACATATTCCTAAAATCTCATTTATAAATTCAAAGTTTGCAATTAACTCTTTTTTTAGGTTTTTGTCTTTTGGATTTTTGTCTAATTTATCATTTGCATTATTTATCATATCATCAACTATAGAGATAGCTTTTGAGCTATTTATATCATCATTTAGGGCACTTAAAACTTTTGCTTTAAATTCACTGTTTACAGCTGAGGCAGTGCTTCCATAAACTCTTTTTTTCACTCTATAATATTTATCAAGTCTTTTTTTAGATGAGATTAAATCCTCTTCATTGAAGTTAAAATCTGTTCTATAATGGGCTGTTAATAAATAAAATCTTACAACTTCACCACTATAAGATTTTAAAATATCTTTTAAGAAAAATGAATTCCCAAGTGATTTACTCATCTTTTCACCATCAATAGTTACAAAACCATTGTGCATCCAATATTTTGCCAACTCTTTATGGGAAGAACATCTAGTTTGTGCAGCTTCATTCTCATGGTGTGGGAAAAGTAAATCAGCTCCTCCTCCATGAATATCTATTTGAAAATCTTTATCTTTGTATGCTAAGTGTTTTTGAATCATAGCACTACACTCTATGTGCCAACCTGGACGACCTTTTCCAAAGTTAGCTTCATATGACACATCATTTGCTTTTTCAAACTTCCATAGGGCAAAATCAGATGAATTTCTTTTTTGAGTATTTACTTCAACTCTAGCAATTGAGTTTTCATCACTTGCTCTTTTTGAGATATTTCCATAAGATTTATCTTTTGAAACATCAAAATAAACACCATCTTCGATTATATAAGCGATATCTTTTGAAAGTAAATCATTTATCATCTCTATCATGGCTTCTAGATTTTGTGTTGCTTTTGGTTCAATTGTATTATCTAAGATATTAAGTGAATGCATATCAGCTTTGTAAGCATTTATGTATTGAGTTGTGATATCTTCTAAAGATCTTGATGATTCGTTCATTTTTTTTATGATTTTATCATCAATATCTGTAAAATTTTTTGTCATAGTCACATTTATATTATTCATTTTTAAGACTCTATGTAACATGTCAAAAGCAATGGCACTTCTGGCATGACCAAGATGAGAATCATCATATACTGTTGGTCCACAAACATATATCTTTGCTTGGTTTTCAACTATTGGTTCAAATAAAACTTTCTCTTTTTTTACAGAGTCATAAATGAATACCTTTTCCATTATTTAAATAAAGCCTCTAATTCTGAAGTATCTTTTCTTCTTTCATCATTTGGAATTTCTGTTGAACCTTCACTGCTTTGCGTATTATCTCCAACTTCCACAAGTTCAATTTCACATTTTGTAAGCATTGAAGCTAGTCTAATATTTAAACCTGATTTTCCAATTGCTTTTGATTTTTGGTCACTTGAAATTGTAACAATTGCTTTATCTTTTTCATCATATTTTTCAGATTTCATAATTTGAACACTTTTGATAATAGCTGGACTTAAAGCTCTTGCTACAAACATTTCAGGAATAGTTGAATATTCAACACAATCAATATTCTCTCCATGCAATTGTTGACTAACTGCTGTAATTCTAACACCTTTAACTCCAACAACAGAACCAATAGGATCTATTTGTGGATCCATAGTTGAAAGTGCTATTTTAGCACGACTACCTGGGATTCTTGCACTTGCTTCTATTGTGATTCTTTCATCTTTTAGTTCAGGAACTTCTAATGCTAAAAGAGATTCAAGAAATTTAGGGCTTGTTCTTGATAATTCAATTATTAAACCATTTGTTTTATCAATATTAACAGCTTTTACTACAGCTTTTAAGTTATCTCCTACTTTAAAAGTTTCACCTTTTATTCTACTTTTTCTAGTAAGCATACCTTTTACTTCACCAATTTCAACAAAAGTGTTCTCAGCTCTATCAACTCTTGTTACAGAACCATTTATGATTTTTCCGATTTTAGATTTGTATTTTGATACAAGATTTTCTTCTATATATCTTTGAAGTCTATATTCAAAATTGTTATGAAGAATTGTTGCGGCATTTCTTCCCATATTTTCAAACTCTAAATCATAATCTAAAAAGTCTCCAATATCTAAATCTGCATCAATCTCTTTTGCTTCACTTAAAGGAATAAAATTTTCAGGGTTTATAATGTTGTCATATTGATCAACTTCTTCACCTTGAAGTCTTTTATCATCATCTTTTACAACTTCAATTTTTTGAAAAAGTTTTAATCTTTTATTTTTTCTATCAATCTCTGCATCAAAAATTAAAGTATGATCAACCATCTTTTCACCAGTTTTAATTAGTGCTTCTTTCAACGCAGTTTCAACATGCTCAGATTTAATTCCTTTTTCATAAGCAATAGAATCTAATATATCAATTATTTTATCCATTTATAACCTTTTTTTTAACATTGAACTATGATTTTTGTGATTTTCAATGTGAATGTAGAACAATATTATATCTAAAACTTCTTTTATAAAAATAAAAGTAACTTTAAGATAAAATATATAGTTAAATTTAAACATAAAAGGCTTATAGAGATGGAATTATTGTTCGCAAGAAACGAATTGAATGAAAAACCAAAAAAAGTAAAAATTGATAAGATAGTTGAAGAGCTAAAAGAACTTGGACAAAAAATATTTTATTTTGATAAAGATAATTCACATAAAGATATGATGGCATTAGTAGATGGCTTAGAAGGTGAAGGGTTTAATGTATATTTTAGAGAAGTAAAATATGGTTTAGCTGAGGATGAGTATATGTATGAGGTACATGCACTTTAATTTAAAGTGAAATTATAATGAGTAGAGAAGAATCTAAAAAATTATTTATACAAACGCTTGGTTGTCAGATGAATGATACTGACAGTCAACACATAATTGCTGAACTAGAAAAGTATAAAGATTATAAAACAACTGATAATATGGAAGATGCAGATCTTATTATTATCAACACTTGTTCAGTACGAGAAAAGCCAGTTCAAAAACTTTTTTCAGAAATAGGGCAGTTTAATGCAAAGAAAAAAGATGGAGCTAAAATTGGTGTTTGTGGTTGTACTGCCTCACATTTAGGAAAAGATATTATTAAAAGAGCGCCTTATGTTGATTTTGTTGTAGGTGCTAGAAATATTTCAAAAATAAAAGATATTATTGATGTAAAGGGTGCTGTTGAAATTTCAATAGAAAATGATGATAGTACTTATGAATTTGCTAGAAGTGAAACTTCTATGTACAAAACTTCTGTAAACATTTCAATTGGGTGTGATAAAGAGTGTACATATTGTATTGTTCCTGCAACAAGGGGTGATGAGATATCTATCCCACCTGAAATGATTGTTCAACAAATCCAAAAAGATGTGGACAAAGGTGCAGTAGAAGTTATGCTTTTAGGGCAAAATGTTAACTCTTATGGAAGAAGATTCTCAGATAAAAGAGCAAAAACAACTTTTACTAAACTTTTGCAAGAGATATCTAAAATAGAGGGTTTAAGAAGAATAAGATTTACATCTCCCCATCCTTTACATATGGATGATGAGTTTATTGAAGAGTTTTCTTCTAACCCAAAAATTAGTAAATGTATCCATATGCCACTTCAAAGTGGTTCTACTTCTATTTTAAAAGCTATGAAAAGAGGATACACAAAAGAGTGGTTCTTAAATAGAGCAGAAAAAATTAGAAGACTTGTACCAAATGTTAGAATTACAACTGATATTATTGTTGGTTTTCCAGGGGAAACACAAGAGGATTTTGAAGATACTATGGATGTAATAGAAAAGGTTAAATTTGATCAAATATTTAACTTCAAATATTCTCCTCGTCCAAATACAGCAGCCTTAGCTTTAAAAGATCAAGAGATAGATGATGAAATTGCAGGTGCTAGATTAATAAAAGTAATCGACTTGCATAAAGAACATTTAGTTGAACACATGAATTCATATGTTGGAAAAACTGTTGAAATTTTAGTTGAGAATCTAAAATCTGATGGTGAAGTTTGTGGATTTACAGATAATTGGTGTCAGGTTTTTGTAAAAGGAAGTGATGAACTTCTTGGAAAATTTGTAAAAGTAAAAATAAATGATGCAAGCAGAACAGCATTAAAAGGTGAAGTAATAAGCGAATGAAGCTTTTTTTTATAACACGAATTGTGCCATTTTTTTTGCAATTATTTGTAAGATTTGTATATTTAACAAATAAAAAGAATTTTCACCATCCAAAAGAGTTAAAAGATGATGTTTACATCGTCTCTTTTTGGCATGGTGAACTTTTAATGCAACCATTTAATTATCAAAAACTTAAACCAAAAGGTAAAGTAAGTGCTATGATAAGTGACCACAAAGATGGAGAAGCAATTACTAAAACTGTTGAGTATTTGGGAATTTATTCTATTAGAGGATCAAGTACTAGGGGTGGAACTAAAGCTTTAATTGGTGCAATAAAAGAGTTAAAAGGTGGAGATGATATTGCAATCACTCCTGATGGTCCAAAAGGGCCTAGATTTTCTGTTGCTGATGGAATAGTAGCAATTCATAAGAAAACTGATGCTAAAATTTTAGCATTCAATTGTAAGCCAAGTAAATATTGGCAATTTAATTCTTGGGATAAGTTTATTATTCCAAAACCATTTGGTGTGATAGATTTTTATGTGAGTGAGCCGTTTAGTGTATCGAATTTAGATATGCCCCAAGCTAAAGAGTTTATACAAAATAAACTTTTAGTTAATGCAATGAAATAAAAGAGGTTTTTATGTTTGCAAAAAATTCTCAATATATAAGTATTTTAAAATATGATACACAATTAAAAATTGACTTTAAAAAACTTAAAAATGAAGATTTAGATAAAACAGAAGAATCAACTTTTATAATCCATGATGAAATACTTTCAAGGGATATCGCACAAAAAATAAATCAATGGCAAGAAGCAATTCCTAAAACTTTTATTTCAACTTTGTGTTTATGCCAAGATGAAAAGATAATCAATAAAACCAATAAAAAGCTATTAGAATACTCAAAGGTTCAATTAAATAATAGTTTTGATGTGGTTGTTAAAAAAGAGAAACTTTTTGAAGTAGAGCACTATTTTGAGTTTACTGGATTAGATTATGTATTTTCTCCTTTTCAAGTTTTAAATCTTCATTTAGAACAAAATCCAACTTCTAATACACTAGTTGTTTTAACAGTTAGCGATTATATTTATATTGTAATTGTAAATGAGTTAAATAAGATTGTTTTTAATAAAATACAAAAAGTTCCTGAGTTCAAAGATATAAAAAGCTCTAGATTTTATGAATCAGAAGTATTGGGTCAAAAACTTTATGATGAAGTTTATTTTTTAGAATTACAAAATTTTATTTCTAAAACACTTAAAGAATTTTATACTAATAAAAGCGAGTGTTTTGTAGATAAAATAGATATTTTGTATACAATTAAACAATTAAGTGATGAACAAATTCAGCAATTAGAAGACGATATAATGATAAGTACGCATTATCACTATATTTCATTAAAAGATTCTATTTATGAACTTTCAAGAGGTCCTAATAGATTATTACAAACTTATGTAAAACCAAGAGTTAAAAAAGGCAAGTCTTCAACTAAATGGATTATATTACTATTGATATTTTTATTAGCAATAACTGGTAGTGGGATTTATTATAAAGATAAAGTTGTACAGATTGTTCAAAAAATTAAAACAATTAAAAAAGAAGAACCTAAAAAAATAACTATTGAAAAACAATATACTTTGCCAAATCATATAAATGCAAATAATCAAATAAGAGATGATATAGTAGTTTTATTAAATGCAGTTCCTTATGATATGGTGGTAGACACTTTAGAAGTTAAAAGTGATAATTCTACAATTACTGGTAAAATGCTAACTCCTGATTCTTATATTAAAGATATACAGCCTAAACTTTTAAAATTTTATAAATACTCAAATATACAAGTAAAAGATTCAAAAAATATTGCTCTTGATGTAAGTATATATAATAGTGATCCCGTTGAAATTGATACAAGTAAGATATATAATGAGGCACTTCCAAAATATATAAATGATGGATTTATGCCTGTAAAAAGAGTAAGTGATCAGTTGAAAATTATATTGCCAAAAAGTGCAGTGTTAGTGTATGATTCAACATTTAATTTAAATATTTCAACATACAATTATAGAGTAAATATGATAATAAATTCACCTATAGAGTTTTTTAATTTATTGAGTAACTTAAATAAAGAGTTATACTCAATAAATGTATCTTATCCAATAATATTCTTGAAAAATCAAGATTTAAGTATTGAAGTAGATTTTGGACTTCAATTTAATCAGAACAGATAGTTTACCAAACTTTTAGTTCCTTATAAACTGAGTCTCTTTCAACTGGAATAAATCCAGAATTTTTAATCAAATCAACAAATGAACTAATAGGTAGACCATTTGCACTTGCAGCTCCTGCTGCACTTTGAATTGATTCTTTTTCTATTGTTCCATCTAAATCATTTGCTCCAAATTCTTGTGCTACAAGAGCTAGTTTAACAGTAGAAGTTACCCAATAAGCTTTTATATTAGGAATGTTATCCAGTAAAATTCTTGAGATTGCCATAGTTTTTAGTATCTCTTGTCCTGTTAGGAAATCTTTTACTTTTAAGAAATTATTTTCTTTTTGATAAACAAGAGGAATAAAGGCATTAAATCCACCACTTTTGTCTTGTAAGTCTCTTAATCTTAATATATGGTCAATTCTATGCTCTCTTGTTTCTATATGTCCAAAAAGCATAGTAGCATTACTCTTTTTGCCTTTTTTATGCCAAAGTTCATGGATATCAAGCCATTGTTGTGAAGTGACTTTCCCTCCACAGATTCTTTTTCTCACCTTTTCATCAAAGATTTCAGCTCCACCACCTGGCATTGAATCAACACCATATTCAACCATCAAATCAATTATCTCTTCATAACTTTTATTATACTGCTCACTCAAAAAATGAATTTCTGCTGCTGTTAAGGCTTTTATGTGGATATGTGGATAAGCAGTTTTTATTTTTTTGAAAATTTCTAAATACCATTCCAATCCAGTTTCTGGATTATGGGCAGATACTATATGGACTTCTTTTATGCCATTTAATGAAGAGTTTTTAACAACTTCCATAATCTCTTCATGTTTTAAAGTATAAGGTTTTGGATTTTTTCTACTTGCACTATATGCACAAAATTGGCATACATCTTTACAAATATTTGTAGGATTTATGTGTCTATTTATGTTAAAATAACTTTTTTTGCCATGTTTTTCTTCTCTTAGTTTATTTGCATATTTACCTAAAACAAATAAATCTAAATCATAAAGCTCTAAAGCTTCTTCATAATTTAATCTTTCATTTTTCTCTAACTTCTCTATAATACTCATTTTATTTACACTCTATTTCTTTTTTAAATTTTCCATTATGTTCATTTATAAATCCATAACACTCTTGTTTGGTTTCTTCATTAGTAAAACCAACTTTAAATAATTTACTTCTTATTCTAGTTTCTTCATCTTCTACTTGTGAAACATTATATACCGTCACATTACTTACATTTTTATAGCCAAGTGAACTTAAAACTTCTGTTATTTTAGCGTCCCTTGATAGTGTGATTAATAAATATCCAACAATAGCTAAAATAATTAAAACTACTATAATAATTATACTTTTTCTAGGTATTTTTCTAACTTCTGTTTTACTCATATTGTAAATTCCTTTAATGGCTTAAAATTATCTTCACTTTTATCATAAAAATCAATATTCCCAGTTTCTATATCATAATACCATCCATGAATTAAAACTTCACCATTGTCAAATCTTTTTTTTACTTCAG harbors:
- the rpsR gene encoding 30S ribosomal protein S18, whose translation is MAERRKYGKKYCKYTEMKIDFIDYKNTEILKISMSERGKIMPRRLTGNSKRAQEMVELAIKRARHMALVPYIVDTKNLTDAAYAR
- the cysS gene encoding cysteine--tRNA ligase produces the protein MEKVFIYDSVKKEKVLFEPIVENQAKIYVCGPTVYDDSHLGHARSAIAFDMLHRVLKMNNINVTMTKNFTDIDDKIIKKMNESSRSLEDITTQYINAYKADMHSLNILDNTIEPKATQNLEAMIEMINDLLSKDIAYIIEDGVYFDVSKDKSYGNISKRASDENSIARVEVNTQKRNSSDFALWKFEKANDVSYEANFGKGRPGWHIECSAMIQKHLAYKDKDFQIDIHGGGADLLFPHHENEAAQTRCSSHKELAKYWMHNGFVTIDGEKMSKSLGNSFFLKDILKSYSGEVVRFYLLTAHYRTDFNFNEEDLISSKKRLDKYYRVKKRVYGSTASAVNSEFKAKVLSALNDDINSSKAISIVDDMINNANDKLDKNPKDKNLKKELIANFEFINEILGICFNDAYEYFQFGINEDTKNKIEKLIEKRTEAKKEKDFATADSVRDELIALGISVMDTPNGVVWEKL
- the nusA gene encoding transcription termination factor NusA, yielding MDKIIDILDSIAYEKGIKSEHVETALKEALIKTGEKMVDHTLIFDAEIDRKNKRLKLFQKIEVVKDDDKRLQGEEVDQYDNIINPENFIPLSEAKEIDADLDIGDFLDYDLEFENMGRNAATILHNNFEYRLQRYIEENLVSKYKSKIGKIINGSVTRVDRAENTFVEIGEVKGMLTRKSRIKGETFKVGDNLKAVVKAVNIDKTNGLIIELSRTSPKFLESLLALEVPELKDERITIEASARIPGSRAKIALSTMDPQIDPIGSVVGVKGVRITAVSQQLHGENIDCVEYSTIPEMFVARALSPAIIKSVQIMKSEKYDEKDKAIVTISSDQKSKAIGKSGLNIRLASMLTKCEIELVEVGDNTQSSEGSTEIPNDERRKDTSELEALFK
- a CDS encoding HP0268 family nuclease encodes the protein MELLFARNELNEKPKKVKIDKIVEELKELGQKIFYFDKDNSHKDMMALVDGLEGEGFNVYFREVKYGLAEDEYMYEVHAL
- the miaB gene encoding tRNA (N6-isopentenyl adenosine(37)-C2)-methylthiotransferase MiaB, which translates into the protein MSREESKKLFIQTLGCQMNDTDSQHIIAELEKYKDYKTTDNMEDADLIIINTCSVREKPVQKLFSEIGQFNAKKKDGAKIGVCGCTASHLGKDIIKRAPYVDFVVGARNISKIKDIIDVKGAVEISIENDDSTYEFARSETSMYKTSVNISIGCDKECTYCIVPATRGDEISIPPEMIVQQIQKDVDKGAVEVMLLGQNVNSYGRRFSDKRAKTTFTKLLQEISKIEGLRRIRFTSPHPLHMDDEFIEEFSSNPKISKCIHMPLQSGSTSILKAMKRGYTKEWFLNRAEKIRRLVPNVRITTDIIVGFPGETQEDFEDTMDVIEKVKFDQIFNFKYSPRPNTAALALKDQEIDDEIAGARLIKVIDLHKEHLVEHMNSYVGKTVEILVENLKSDGEVCGFTDNWCQVFVKGSDELLGKFVKVKINDASRTALKGEVISE
- a CDS encoding lysophospholipid acyltransferase family protein, encoding MKLFFITRIVPFFLQLFVRFVYLTNKKNFHHPKELKDDVYIVSFWHGELLMQPFNYQKLKPKGKVSAMISDHKDGEAITKTVEYLGIYSIRGSSTRGGTKALIGAIKELKGGDDIAITPDGPKGPRFSVADGIVAIHKKTDAKILAFNCKPSKYWQFNSWDKFIIPKPFGVIDFYVSEPFSVSNLDMPQAKEFIQNKLLVNAMK
- the mqnE gene encoding aminofutalosine synthase MqnE, encoding MSIIEKLEKNERLNYEEALELYDLDLFVLGKYANKLREEKHGKKSYFNINRHINPTNICKDVCQFCAYSASRKNPKPYTLKHEEIMEVVKNSSLNGIKEVHIVSAHNPETGLEWYLEIFKKIKTAYPHIHIKALTAAEIHFLSEQYNKSYEEIIDLMVEYGVDSMPGGGAEIFDEKVRKRICGGKVTSQQWLDIHELWHKKGKKSNATMLFGHIETREHRIDHILRLRDLQDKSGGFNAFIPLVYQKENNFLKVKDFLTGQEILKTMAISRILLDNIPNIKAYWVTSTVKLALVAQEFGANDLDGTIEKESIQSAAGAASANGLPISSFVDLIKNSGFIPVERDSVYKELKVW